The following are from one region of the Noviherbaspirillum sedimenti genome:
- a CDS encoding TetR family transcriptional regulator yields the protein MKHENNQDLAVSRKQTPALSDAISFKSKQSAMLSDQAKMPPRAPGRTRVEKIIGTTIELMGERNPDDISIAMIAARAGMTRTSVYAHFKNMSEIFEQISIRFVEKTGLFLEKYVRDRNPRTLSELLTITIDGVCEFFNQSHSGEPLDLAAHVPFDARKAVKDYDKVSALMYRSFGLADWPIQPLSEDDPFCILVLLQEALFSTSMQRHGIITKEYAELTKNVALDFMAGVNKRFQNLNDPKEIGDLNARIATAVSQLTTSSDLQLLKVTAEQLEALSRLADKK from the coding sequence ATGAAACACGAGAATAATCAGGATTTAGCGGTTAGTCGCAAGCAAACTCCTGCCCTGTCGGACGCAATCTCCTTCAAGTCGAAACAATCGGCAATGCTGTCAGACCAGGCAAAAATGCCACCCCGGGCTCCTGGGCGGACACGTGTTGAAAAAATTATCGGGACAACGATCGAATTGATGGGCGAGCGAAACCCGGACGACATCAGCATTGCTATGATTGCAGCCCGAGCTGGAATGACACGAACATCGGTTTATGCTCATTTCAAGAATATGTCCGAAATTTTTGAGCAGATATCCATTCGTTTTGTGGAGAAAACAGGCCTCTTTCTCGAGAAATATGTACGTGATCGAAATCCCAGAACGCTTTCTGAGCTACTGACCATTACGATTGATGGGGTATGTGAATTCTTCAACCAATCGCATTCCGGTGAACCATTGGATTTGGCTGCTCATGTCCCGTTTGATGCACGGAAAGCAGTCAAGGATTACGATAAAGTTTCGGCGCTGATGTATCGCTCTTTCGGGTTGGCCGACTGGCCTATCCAGCCTCTCTCTGAAGACGATCCATTTTGTATTCTTGTTCTTCTACAGGAAGCGCTTTTTTCCACCAGCATGCAACGCCACGGCATCATAACGAAGGAGTATGCCGAGCTGACTAAAAACGTTGCACTTGATTTCATGGCGGGGGTCAACAAACGTTTTCAGAATTTGAATGACCCGAAAGAAATTGGGGATTTGAACGCACGCATTGCTACTGCAGTATCCCAATTGACAACCAGCTCTGACCTCCAATTATTAAAAGTCACGGCAGAACAGTTGGAGGCGCTGTCAAGACTTGCTGATAAAAAATAA
- a CDS encoding DUF1329 domain-containing protein has protein sequence MSIASGGASYQECGALSLAFNTPFQKTGEDIMIRRSIILAAGLTACSVASVQAAVTAEETRQLGKNLTPMGAEMAGNKDGTIPAWTGGMKTLPPGFDPQKPHLRPDPFAHEKPLFSVDAKNMSQHADKLSDGLKALMQKYPTFRIDVYPSHRTAAWPQYVMDNTAKNATRCSTENGGVSINRACYGGYPFPIPKTGNEVLWNHLLRFIGHSFAVHQTSRLVDSNGSVALASENKVVNEYLYYDPKRTELEGDFYWRYKHKTMAPARMSGEALMLVDPIDPIANKRKAYQYLPGQRRVKLSPNLAYDTPTPGQGGAATMDDGSIFLGAQDRFDFKLIGKKEMYIPYNNTKIMVDEKNCSPEKALLKDHYNPDCLRFELHRVWVVEGTVKPGIRHTSPRRMFYFDEDTYGPGLGDNYDASGKLQRVLWAIHTPMYEVPAQSSEGYGAYNLNSGVYVVSSVYPGAGLFPIAPQDDRAWAPEALVGDGVR, from the coding sequence GTGAGCATCGCCAGTGGTGGCGCGTCATACCAGGAATGTGGCGCGCTATCGTTGGCCTTCAATACACCATTTCAAAAAACTGGAGAAGACATCATGATTCGTCGTTCTATTATTCTTGCGGCAGGTCTGACAGCATGTTCCGTTGCGTCGGTGCAGGCCGCGGTGACTGCGGAAGAAACCAGGCAACTGGGCAAGAACCTGACGCCCATGGGGGCGGAAATGGCCGGCAACAAGGACGGCACGATTCCAGCCTGGACCGGCGGTATGAAGACTTTGCCACCGGGCTTTGATCCCCAAAAACCCCATCTTCGGCCCGATCCGTTCGCACATGAAAAGCCGCTCTTTTCCGTCGATGCGAAGAACATGAGCCAGCATGCCGACAAGCTGTCGGACGGCTTGAAGGCGCTGATGCAGAAATATCCGACGTTTCGCATCGATGTCTATCCGTCGCATCGCACCGCAGCCTGGCCGCAGTATGTGATGGACAATACGGCGAAGAATGCGACCCGGTGCAGTACGGAAAATGGTGGCGTGTCGATCAACCGCGCCTGCTACGGCGGCTATCCATTCCCGATTCCGAAGACCGGCAACGAAGTCTTGTGGAACCATCTTCTCCGGTTCATCGGCCACAGCTTCGCCGTCCATCAAACCAGCCGGCTGGTGGACTCAAACGGTTCGGTCGCGCTCGCATCGGAAAACAAAGTCGTGAATGAGTATCTTTACTATGATCCAAAGAGGACCGAACTTGAGGGCGACTTCTACTGGCGATACAAGCACAAGACCATGGCGCCCGCGCGCATGTCTGGCGAGGCATTGATGCTGGTCGACCCGATCGATCCGATTGCGAATAAGCGCAAGGCGTACCAATACCTGCCAGGTCAACGCCGGGTCAAGCTTTCCCCGAACCTGGCCTATGACACGCCGACGCCCGGTCAAGGCGGCGCCGCAACGATGGACGATGGGTCGATTTTCCTCGGCGCGCAGGATCGCTTCGACTTCAAATTGATCGGGAAAAAGGAAATGTATATCCCGTACAACAATACGAAGATTATGGTGGACGAGAAGAACTGCTCGCCGGAAAAAGCCTTGCTGAAGGATCACTACAATCCGGACTGCCTGCGCTTTGAGCTGCATCGTGTCTGGGTGGTGGAGGGAACGGTCAAGCCGGGTATTCGTCATACCTCACCTCGCCGCATGTTCTATTTCGATGAAGATACCTACGGTCCCGGCCTGGGGGATAACTATGATGCAAGCGGCAAACTGCAGCGGGTATTGTGGGCGATCCATACGCCGATGTATGAAGTTCCTGCGCAATCCAGTGAAGGCTATGGCGCCTACAATTTGAACAGTGGTGTTTATGTCGTTTCCAGTGTTTACCCCGGCGCCGGATTGTTCCCCATTGCACCACAAGATGATCGCGCCTGGGCGCCTGAGGCATTGGTGGGAGACGGGGTCCGCTGA
- a CDS encoding aromatic ring-hydroxylating oxygenase subunit alpha encodes MNKPLNKKNVRPEPWAVYQDIIARDRHPTPPDLLEAGTDDLGLSNSSREMYTSPAFHKLELDRLWSRVWQFACREEEIESPGDVAVYELGDWSFMIVRAEDNSIKAYYNSCTHRGTKLCSSNTHLQKIRCPYHGFTWNLNGSINKVPSSWDFPHVSEETHSLQEVRVGTWGGFVFINLDPKAPPLEEYLENLPSQLGVVNFKDLYIAGYYRKILPSNWKGSIEAFIESYHTAETHPQTTSFSDEQHTQYDLLGRHTSRFLQALGVASASFGDPQSEQQIVNSMFAEIMREKTEAPPLPDGMTARQFMADTTRTQLTEAGRDVSGMSDAELVDAMQYSLFPNMVLFRSVGFPVVYRFRPNKHDPDTSIFDMFILKPVPAGAPRPLPAEPVEMGDMRYVDIPELSDWLGDVYDQDVANLKLLQEGLKAGNTPVTLSQYQEIRIRHFHNTLRAYLEQA; translated from the coding sequence ATGAACAAGCCGTTAAACAAAAAAAACGTCAGGCCGGAGCCTTGGGCTGTCTATCAAGACATCATTGCCCGAGACCGGCATCCGACGCCGCCGGATCTTCTTGAGGCTGGCACGGACGATCTTGGATTGTCGAACTCCAGCCGTGAAATGTATACCAGCCCGGCATTCCACAAGTTGGAACTGGATCGTCTATGGTCGCGCGTCTGGCAATTCGCCTGCCGTGAGGAAGAAATCGAATCGCCGGGCGACGTCGCCGTCTACGAGTTGGGCGACTGGTCGTTTATGATCGTGCGAGCCGAGGATAACAGCATCAAGGCGTACTACAATTCATGTACGCATCGTGGCACGAAGCTCTGCTCCAGCAACACGCACCTGCAGAAAATCCGCTGCCCATACCATGGATTTACCTGGAATCTGAATGGCAGTATCAACAAGGTTCCTTCCAGCTGGGATTTCCCGCATGTCAGCGAAGAAACCCACAGCCTGCAGGAAGTGCGTGTCGGCACCTGGGGCGGATTTGTTTTCATCAATCTCGATCCCAAGGCGCCGCCACTGGAAGAGTATCTGGAAAACCTGCCAAGCCAACTCGGCGTTGTCAATTTCAAGGACCTCTATATCGCCGGGTACTATCGCAAGATCCTGCCGTCAAACTGGAAAGGTTCGATCGAGGCATTTATTGAGTCCTATCACACTGCCGAGACACACCCGCAAACAACCAGTTTTTCTGACGAACAGCACACGCAATACGATCTATTGGGGCGTCACACCAGCCGTTTTCTACAAGCGCTCGGTGTCGCCAGCGCCAGTTTTGGAGATCCGCAGAGCGAGCAGCAGATCGTCAACAGCATGTTCGCAGAGATCATGCGCGAAAAGACGGAAGCCCCCCCGTTGCCTGACGGGATGACGGCCCGCCAGTTCATGGCCGATACGACGCGCACGCAGCTCACTGAGGCTGGTCGTGATGTGTCAGGCATGTCGGACGCGGAACTGGTCGATGCGATGCAGTACTCTTTGTTTCCCAATATGGTGTTGTTCCGCAGTGTCGGCTTCCCGGTGGTCTATCGCTTCCGCCCCAACAAGCATGATCCGGACACCAGCATCTTCGATATGTTCATTCTCAAGCCGGTGCCGGCCGGCGCGCCGCGGCCGTTACCGGCCGAACCGGTGGAGATGGGGGACATGCGCTATGTCGATATTCCTGAGTTGAGCGACTGGCTCGGCGACGTTTATGACCAGGACGTGGCAAACCTCAAGTTGTTGCAAGAGGGCCTGAAGGCGGGCAATACGCCGGTCACGCTGTCGCAGTATCAGGAAATCCGTATCCGGCATTTTCATAACACGCTGCGCGCGTATCTGGAGCAGGCCTGA
- a CDS encoding nuclear transport factor 2 family protein has translation MTQATELEVNISLARKFLAAFGRGDVAGVQEVIADDIDAICTGTSVLAGSRNYAAVCDAVKMLANATKNGLDFRIISTTAEADRVACEAEGKSTFVDGRSYNNQYLFLFIIKDKKIVGMKEYMDSLLVERTFGSLAA, from the coding sequence ATGACACAAGCAACCGAATTGGAAGTCAACATCTCCCTGGCGAGGAAGTTCCTTGCCGCGTTTGGCCGCGGCGATGTCGCCGGAGTACAGGAGGTGATTGCCGACGACATTGACGCCATTTGCACCGGGACTAGCGTGCTGGCCGGCAGCCGGAATTACGCGGCCGTCTGCGATGCCGTCAAGATGCTGGCCAATGCTACGAAAAACGGCCTGGATTTCCGCATCATCAGCACCACCGCCGAAGCGGACCGCGTGGCTTGTGAGGCGGAGGGAAAATCTACCTTCGTCGATGGACGGTCCTATAACAACCAATATTTATTCCTGTTTATTATCAAGGATAAAAAAATTGTGGGTATGAAGGAATACATGGATTCCCTGCTGGTGGAAAGGACGTTCGGATCGCTAGCCGCATAG
- a CDS encoding VOC family protein, translating into MQVAYVVRDIEEACHHWINVFGAGPFFLAPHLKVAKQLYRGEPSREDSSHALGFCGNINIQLIQQHNDAPSMYRDVYPDGGQGFHHMMFFTDEFEFDRSRMVKNGCPVVEEIFEEGKHGSGRIAYVDARDKVGGFIEIYEDNPIIRELFAAWKAEHDRWDRKTAPIRLIG; encoded by the coding sequence ATGCAGGTTGCCTATGTCGTCAGGGATATCGAAGAAGCCTGTCACCACTGGATCAACGTCTTTGGAGCGGGGCCGTTTTTCCTTGCGCCGCATCTGAAGGTGGCGAAACAGCTCTATCGCGGCGAGCCTTCGCGGGAAGACTCCAGCCATGCGCTCGGTTTCTGCGGAAACATCAACATCCAGCTCATCCAGCAGCACAATGATGCCCCATCGATGTACCGGGACGTGTACCCCGATGGCGGTCAGGGCTTTCACCACATGATGTTCTTTACGGACGAGTTTGAATTTGACCGCAGCCGCATGGTGAAAAACGGTTGCCCTGTGGTCGAGGAAATCTTCGAGGAAGGCAAACATGGCTCGGGGCGGATCGCCTATGTCGATGCGCGGGACAAGGTCGGCGGATTCATTGAAATCTACGAGGACAACCCGATCATTCGTGAACTGTTCGCGGCATGGAAAGCGGAGCATGACCGGTGGGATCGAAAAACCGCCCCAATTCGCCTGATCGGCTAA
- a CDS encoding FAD-dependent oxidoreductase: MQNKSIMHLQRRACMPSPAWDHSVDVLVVGSGLGGMTAALSAYEMGCKDVLLVEKAGKFGGTSALSGGVIWIPCNKLAREAGQQDSLEEAHTYLRNTIPDAIRRDDMLGTYLAHGPKMIDFLYEKSHARYTSLSMYPDYHTHIAGSKEGNRALESEPFDSSLLGADNDIVSHSHPIWYLFGIIPLTLTEANTISVKLKGWKLLLTKLLAKYAFDLPWRLRSRYDRKRKIGGSHVARLYLSLKERGISMWRSAPLQELIEENGRVIGAVIQRDGKACRVKARRGVILTAGGFEHNQSMREQYLPHPTNARWSAGVKTNTGDAITAGARLGAATEQMQKGWWCMTCSVPGEAMPRLMIMEKSVPGTCLVNRNGKRFLNESENYVTMQDKLYAAHTNETPCAPAYLIFDARVRRKYIIGPLLTARTRPDWMLPKRWFSEGMITKADSLVELAKKTGINPHHLEETVAQINRYAVTGKGLDFGRGDSSYDRHYGDPEIKPNPNLAPIIQAPFYAFRLEPGDIGTMGGLVTNMHGQVLRENGEPLEGLYASGNCTSAILPTYPGPGATLGPAMVFAYQAAKHITGYRD, encoded by the coding sequence ATGCAAAATAAATCAATAATGCATCTACAAAGGAGAGCATGTATGCCAAGTCCAGCGTGGGACCACAGTGTCGATGTTTTAGTCGTGGGAAGCGGCTTGGGAGGCATGACTGCTGCGCTGTCAGCCTACGAGATGGGTTGCAAGGATGTCTTGCTTGTCGAAAAGGCGGGCAAGTTCGGTGGCACCAGCGCGCTGTCAGGCGGGGTCATCTGGATTCCATGCAACAAGCTTGCACGTGAAGCGGGGCAACAAGACTCCCTGGAGGAAGCACACACTTACTTGCGCAACACGATTCCTGATGCGATTCGTCGTGATGACATGCTGGGCACGTATCTTGCTCACGGCCCCAAGATGATTGATTTTCTTTACGAGAAGTCTCACGCCCGTTACACGTCCTTATCCATGTATCCGGATTATCACACCCATATTGCAGGCTCCAAAGAAGGCAACAGGGCGCTGGAATCCGAACCGTTCGACTCTTCCCTGCTCGGCGCCGACAATGATATTGTCAGCCATAGCCATCCGATCTGGTACCTTTTCGGCATCATTCCCCTGACGCTTACCGAGGCCAATACGATCTCGGTAAAACTGAAGGGCTGGAAGCTGCTGTTGACCAAATTACTGGCCAAATACGCTTTCGATCTGCCCTGGCGTCTGCGCTCCAGATATGACCGCAAAAGAAAAATTGGCGGATCGCACGTGGCGCGGCTTTATTTGTCGCTCAAGGAGCGCGGCATCTCGATGTGGCGCAGCGCGCCTTTGCAGGAACTCATTGAAGAAAATGGTCGCGTCATCGGCGCCGTCATTCAGCGCGACGGCAAAGCCTGCAGGGTCAAGGCAAGGCGGGGCGTGATTCTCACTGCGGGGGGATTTGAACACAATCAATCCATGCGCGAGCAATATTTGCCGCATCCTACGAATGCGCGTTGGAGTGCAGGCGTCAAAACCAACACGGGCGATGCCATCACTGCCGGCGCCAGGCTGGGGGCAGCAACAGAACAAATGCAAAAGGGCTGGTGGTGCATGACCTGCAGTGTGCCGGGCGAAGCAATGCCAAGGCTGATGATTATGGAAAAATCAGTCCCAGGGACCTGCCTGGTCAACCGCAATGGCAAGCGCTTCCTGAATGAGTCGGAGAATTACGTGACCATGCAGGACAAGCTGTATGCGGCCCATACCAACGAGACGCCATGTGCACCCGCGTACCTGATTTTTGATGCCCGGGTCAGGCGCAAGTATATTATCGGCCCGCTTCTCACGGCACGCACCCGTCCTGACTGGATGCTGCCAAAGCGCTGGTTCAGCGAGGGCATGATCACCAAAGCCGATTCACTTGTCGAATTGGCGAAAAAAACGGGAATCAACCCGCATCATCTTGAAGAGACTGTCGCCCAGATCAACCGCTATGCCGTTACCGGCAAAGGCCTTGACTTCGGACGTGGCGACAGCAGCTACGACCGTCACTATGGCGACCCGGAAATCAAGCCCAATCCCAATCTTGCGCCGATCATTCAGGCGCCTTTTTATGCCTTCCGGCTTGAACCGGGTGACATTGGCACGATGGGCGGGCTCGTGACGAATATGCATGGCCAGGTGCTGCGGGAAAACGGCGAGCCGCTGGAAGGCCTCTATGCTTCCGGCAACTGCACGTCGGCGATTTTGCCGACCTACCCTGGACCAGGCGCTACTTTGGGGCCTGCCATGGTATTTGCCTATCAGGCTGCAAAGCATATTACCGGGTATCGAGACTAG
- a CDS encoding AraC family transcriptional regulator, with the protein MLISAIAIRDYVNVMVKRGFMQDVVLADSDIDFSKLDDPYYLVNSSQYRTVATNIIKLTGDGGIGFDMAKLHDLHAFGAFGHAASTSKTVRDVHNLWVRYGATLVGTMGRLEVRSENSHYVLLAIVSPDPLDPLFQFCSEEILGLVYQWGDPLVGESAPVLEITLSYSAPEHKQRYSEMFSCPIRFAAEQTTVKVARDWFDSRVPTRDVEFNAICLQYCENIQNRIVNTKPIIFELRSIFSQYDKYPLPTFEEVARLLNLTPRTLRRRLHDEHTSYRAQVDEYRAEQAKKYLSYGSITPKEIAFLLGFNDQSAFRNAFKAWTGLTVREFCTKKTCEPSPWRPTFEKMAMAPAMLESN; encoded by the coding sequence ATGCTGATAAGTGCAATCGCGATACGTGACTACGTTAATGTAATGGTGAAGAGAGGGTTCATGCAGGACGTTGTCCTCGCAGATTCCGATATTGATTTTTCCAAACTTGACGACCCGTATTACCTTGTCAATTCGTCTCAATATAGAACTGTCGCAACCAATATTATCAAGTTGACTGGCGATGGCGGTATCGGCTTTGATATGGCAAAACTCCATGATCTGCATGCATTTGGCGCTTTCGGTCATGCGGCTAGTACCAGCAAAACAGTACGTGATGTGCATAACCTATGGGTTCGCTATGGCGCGACACTTGTCGGCACGATGGGTAGACTGGAAGTGCGTAGCGAAAATTCGCATTACGTACTGCTCGCCATTGTCAGCCCAGACCCTCTGGATCCTCTTTTTCAATTTTGCAGTGAAGAGATTCTCGGCTTGGTATATCAATGGGGCGATCCTCTTGTGGGGGAGTCTGCGCCCGTATTGGAAATAACTTTATCGTATTCAGCTCCGGAGCATAAGCAACGGTATAGCGAAATGTTTAGTTGTCCTATCCGATTCGCTGCCGAGCAAACTACAGTCAAGGTTGCACGTGACTGGTTTGACAGCCGGGTGCCAACCCGCGATGTTGAGTTCAATGCTATCTGCTTGCAGTATTGTGAAAATATTCAAAATCGTATTGTGAATACAAAGCCGATAATATTCGAATTGCGAAGTATTTTTTCTCAGTACGACAAATATCCACTGCCTACTTTTGAGGAGGTGGCTCGCTTGCTCAATCTCACGCCAAGAACGCTGCGCCGTCGTTTGCATGATGAGCACACCAGCTACCGAGCCCAAGTTGACGAATATCGAGCAGAGCAGGCGAAAAAATACCTTTCTTACGGTTCGATTACGCCAAAGGAAATCGCGTTCTTGCTCGGGTTCAATGATCAAAGCGCTTTTCGTAACGCTTTCAAGGCATGGACTGGGCTGACTGTCCGAGAATTTTGTACAAAAAAGACATGTGAGCCCAGCCCTTGGCGGCCAACATTTGAAAAAATGGCTATGGCACCTGCAATGCTTGAATCGAACTAA
- a CDS encoding DUF1329 domain-containing protein, giving the protein MAFITPFKKLEKTMMFRCSMTLAAGLAVCSIASVQAAVTAEEARQLGKNLTPMGAEMAGNKDGKIPAWTGGMKTLPPGFDPKKPHLRPDPFAHEKPLFSIDAKNMSQHADKLSDGMKAMMQKYPTFRIDVYPTHRTAAWPQYVMDNTLKNATRCSTEKDGVAISRACYGGYPFPIPKTGNEVMWNKILRFAGHVFENTFTHWVVDASGTPALSSTSFTQQEYVYYDPSKTELDGDYFWKYRHKTTAPARMSGEALLMNDPIDPTALKRKAYQYLPGQRRVKLSPNLAYDTPTPSQAGAATMDDAQLFLGAQDRFDFKLIGKKEMYIPYNNTRVMVNEQNCSPEKALLKHHYNPDCLRFELHRVWVVEGTVKPGVRHTSPRKMFYFDEDTYVGLSDGYDAAGKLQRVLWQTHTPMYEIPSQHSDGAGSYNLTSGVYVVSGPYPGGAAYPIKPLDARAWAPEALVGDGVR; this is encoded by the coding sequence TTGGCCTTTATTACACCATTCAAAAAACTGGAGAAGACAATGATGTTTAGATGTTCTATGACGCTTGCGGCAGGTCTGGCCGTATGTTCCATCGCTTCGGTGCAGGCCGCGGTGACTGCGGAAGAAGCCAGGCAACTGGGCAAGAACCTGACGCCCATGGGAGCGGAAATGGCCGGCAACAAGGACGGCAAGATTCCGGCCTGGACTGGCGGGATGAAGACCCTGCCGCCGGGCTTCGATCCCAAAAAACCCCATCTTCGGCCCGATCCGTTCGCACATGAAAAGCCGCTCTTTTCCATTGATGCGAAGAACATGAGTCAGCATGCCGACAAGCTGTCGGATGGCATGAAGGCCATGATGCAGAAGTACCCGACGTTTCGCATCGACGTCTATCCCACGCACCGCACGGCAGCCTGGCCGCAATACGTGATGGACAATACACTCAAGAACGCCACCCGATGCAGCACGGAAAAGGACGGTGTGGCGATCAGTCGGGCATGCTATGGCGGCTACCCGTTTCCGATTCCGAAGACGGGAAACGAAGTCATGTGGAACAAGATACTGAGGTTCGCTGGCCACGTTTTTGAAAATACGTTCACCCATTGGGTGGTGGATGCAAGCGGGACGCCTGCGCTTTCGTCGACCAGTTTCACACAGCAAGAGTATGTCTATTACGATCCGAGCAAGACCGAACTCGATGGTGATTATTTCTGGAAGTACCGGCATAAGACGACCGCGCCGGCACGCATGTCCGGCGAAGCCCTGTTGATGAACGATCCAATCGATCCGACTGCCCTGAAGCGCAAGGCCTACCAGTATTTGCCTGGGCAGCGCCGGGTCAAGCTTTCGCCGAACCTGGCCTATGACACGCCGACACCGTCACAGGCTGGCGCCGCGACGATGGATGATGCGCAGCTTTTTCTGGGCGCGCAGGATCGCTTCGACTTCAAGCTGATCGGCAAAAAGGAGATGTATATTCCTTACAATAATACCCGGGTCATGGTAAATGAACAGAACTGTTCCCCGGAGAAGGCTCTGCTCAAGCATCATTACAATCCGGACTGCCTGCGCTTCGAGCTGCATCGTGTCTGGGTCGTTGAGGGGACAGTGAAACCTGGCGTGCGGCATACTTCACCGCGAAAGATGTTCTACTTTGATGAAGATACTTATGTAGGCCTCAGTGACGGTTACGACGCAGCAGGCAAGCTGCAACGGGTGCTTTGGCAAACCCATACGCCGATGTATGAAATTCCGAGTCAACATAGCGACGGTGCCGGATCATATAACCTGACCAGTGGTGTATATGTCGTGTCCGGACCCTATCCTGGAGGAGCAGCGTACCCTATCAAGCCGCTTGATGCACGCGCATGGGCGCCTGAAGCGCTCGTTGGCGACGGCGTGCGTTAA
- a CDS encoding nuclear transport factor 2 family protein → MTTKQDELSVLQLLNRYGVAVDSKRWDVFDQVFTEDVIADYGAPVVFEGLAAFKRGAEAAWGPFDASQHSMSNTVWERRGDTGRSLTYGNWFIIRRGVEGGDLWEGRGWYYDEWVLRDAGWRIKRRCCRTMSWSGNLLVVDPTAKAGTACSKTYSLADAAREGLFSFFDI, encoded by the coding sequence ATGACAACGAAACAGGATGAATTGAGCGTTTTGCAGTTATTGAACCGCTACGGTGTTGCAGTCGACAGCAAGCGGTGGGATGTCTTCGACCAAGTGTTTACGGAAGACGTGATTGCCGACTATGGCGCCCCGGTCGTGTTCGAGGGGCTCGCCGCCTTCAAGCGTGGGGCGGAAGCGGCATGGGGCCCGTTCGATGCATCACAGCATTCGATGTCGAATACAGTGTGGGAGCGTCGAGGAGATACTGGGCGATCACTTACTTACGGGAATTGGTTCATTATCCGAAGGGGCGTCGAAGGCGGCGATCTCTGGGAGGGCCGGGGCTGGTACTACGACGAATGGGTTCTGCGCGACGCTGGATGGCGGATCAAACGTCGGTGTTGCAGAACGATGTCGTGGTCAGGCAATCTGCTTGTGGTCGATCCAACGGCCAAAGCTGGGACAGCCTGCAGCAAGACCTATTCACTTGCGGACGCAGCGCGTGAGGGCTTGTTCAGCTTCTTCGATATCTAG
- a CDS encoding acyl-CoA dehydrogenase family protein: MNFALTEEQVAIRAAVEEICAGFGDDYWLKKDKEGGFPEDFYAAMAKAGWLGIAMPTEYGGAGLGISEAALMMETVSGSGAGLAGASAIHMNVFGLHPVVVYGTHEQKARWLPPVINGETKACFGVTEPNTGLNTLKLKTMAVRKGDRYIVNGQKIWISTAQVAHKIMLLARTTPIDQVKSPTHGLSLFYTDLDRTKIEVREIEKLGRKAVDSNQLFIDGLEIPVEDMIGEEGRGFEYILHGLNPERILVAAEAVGLGRVALRRAARYAGERIVFDRPIGKNQGIQHPLAERWVELEASTLLYQKAAWLYDQGKPCGAEANAAKFFCAESGFRACETAVLTHGGMGYAKEYHVERHFRESMLPRITPITPQLILSFIAEKVLGLPKSY, from the coding sequence ATGAATTTTGCATTGACTGAAGAGCAGGTTGCCATTCGAGCCGCAGTGGAGGAAATCTGCGCAGGATTTGGCGATGACTACTGGTTGAAAAAGGACAAGGAAGGCGGTTTCCCGGAAGATTTTTACGCCGCGATGGCAAAGGCTGGCTGGCTGGGCATCGCCATGCCAACGGAGTACGGCGGCGCGGGTCTGGGAATCAGCGAGGCGGCGCTCATGATGGAGACCGTCTCGGGCTCGGGCGCCGGGCTGGCCGGCGCGTCCGCCATTCACATGAATGTATTTGGCTTGCATCCAGTCGTGGTGTACGGGACGCATGAGCAAAAGGCACGCTGGCTACCGCCTGTCATCAATGGTGAGACCAAGGCTTGTTTCGGCGTGACTGAACCAAATACCGGCTTGAATACGCTCAAGCTGAAGACGATGGCAGTCCGCAAGGGCGATCGCTACATTGTCAATGGACAAAAGATCTGGATTTCGACCGCCCAGGTGGCGCACAAGATCATGCTGCTTGCGCGTACCACACCGATTGACCAGGTGAAGTCGCCGACGCATGGCCTTAGCCTGTTTTACACGGACCTGGATCGCACGAAGATCGAAGTGCGTGAAATCGAAAAGCTCGGCCGCAAGGCAGTCGATTCCAACCAGCTGTTTATCGATGGGCTGGAAATTCCGGTTGAGGACATGATCGGTGAAGAAGGCCGCGGGTTTGAATACATCCTGCATGGCTTGAATCCGGAGCGCATATTGGTGGCGGCAGAGGCGGTAGGTTTGGGGCGCGTAGCCTTGCGCCGCGCCGCTCGATACGCCGGTGAACGCATTGTATTTGACCGCCCCATCGGAAAAAACCAGGGCATTCAACACCCGCTAGCAGAACGCTGGGTGGAGCTGGAGGCATCGACGCTGCTTTATCAGAAAGCGGCCTGGCTGTACGACCAGGGCAAGCCGTGCGGAGCAGAAGCCAATGCCGCTAAATTTTTCTGCGCAGAATCCGGTTTTCGCGCTTGCGAGACGGCGGTTCTGACCCACGGCGGAATGGGTTACGCAAAAGAGTATCACGTCGAACGCCATTTCCGAGAATCCATGTTGCCGCGGATTACGCCGATTACGCCGCAACTGATTCTCTCGTTTATTGCCGAGAAAGTGCTCGGGCTGCCGAAGTCGTATTAA